The Lycium ferocissimum isolate CSIRO_LF1 chromosome 1, AGI_CSIRO_Lferr_CH_V1, whole genome shotgun sequence genome includes a region encoding these proteins:
- the LOC132067215 gene encoding uncharacterized protein LOC132067215 has translation MGNPSFHQGAQPSELRRLIQTEGELVRVRDSSSANIIHWKVIEQLGLLDQIVLVAQVLNGFNMACETTNGEIALPVNTAGTIQQTKFYVIEGEMRYNALFGRLWVHNMRAVPSTLHQMLKFPTPEGVKTVHGEQPAAREMFAVEEAAPVPKALALKAVEESVKGKDVK, from the exons ATGGGCAACCCAAGCTTTCACCAAGGGGCTCAACCCTCAGAGCTCCGCCGCCTCATTCAAACTGAAGGAGAACTTGTTAGAGTACGAGACA gtagttCAGCCAATATTATCCATTGGAAAGTGATAGAGCAGCTGGGACTGTTGGACCAAATTGTGCTGGTAGCTCAGGTTCTCAATGGATTCAATATGGCGTGTGAAACTACGAATGGGGAAATTGCTTTGCCGGTGAATACCGCTGGGACTATTCAGCAAACAAAGTTTTACGTCATTGAAGGCGAGATGAGATACAATGCATTGTTTGGCAGACTGTGGGTGCACAACATGAGGGCAGTACCCTCGACGTTGCACCAAATGTTGAAATTTCCAACCCCAGAGGGTGTAAAAACGGTTCATGGGGAACAGCCGGCGGCAAGGGAGATGTTTGCAGTTGAAGAAGCAGCTCCAGTACCGAAGGCACTAGCATTAAAGGCTGTAGAGGAGTCAGTCAAAGGCAAAGATGTTAAATAG